Genomic segment of Mastomys coucha isolate ucsf_1 unplaced genomic scaffold, UCSF_Mcou_1 pScaffold5, whole genome shotgun sequence:
CActtgtgatgcacacacacacacacacacacacacacacacacacacacacacgaaggcaaaacattcacatatataaaataaatctagaacCAAATAAAGCTTGGAgaatcatgaaaacaaaacatccGGGCTCCCTGCAACATGTCTGGCCATGCTTCTGACGTCTTCATAATATGCTATCTGAAGCAGGCCTAAGGTCCCAGCTCAGCCTCTGCAGGGCTCATTAGAAGAACATTCATCCCTCTCGACCTTAGGTTCATAGAAACACATTAGAAAGCTCTTTAGGAACCAAGGGCTAGGAAACAGCTTAGATTCCCCAGAACCGAGAGAGGATCCTCTCCCTAGCAGTAAAGATCTGGGAAACTGATTTCTGTCCCATTTCTCTTTTGCTGCCTGGAGAACCTAACTTTCTCTCAGTGACAGAGCACCAGGTACACTGTCTGCCCCTAGTTCCTCCCCATCCTGGACCATCCCTAACTTGTTCGGCCAATTGCtactggttttttggtttgtttgtttgttttttaccagTTCATTGCCTATggtttgtgtgtacgtgtgtgtacccgtgtgtatatgtgtgtgtttgtgtgcgtacgagtatgtatgcctatgtgtgcatgtgtgtgtacctgcgtAGGAAcccgtgtgtgcgtgcatgtgtgtgaatgtgtatgtgttcctgtgtatgtacatatgtatatgtgtgtgcttgtgtataaatgtgtgtgagtgcatatgcttgtgcatacacgtgtgtgtgtgtgtgtgtgtgtgtgtgtgtgtactcgaaTGTTCATGAGTGCAGGTTGAGGCCAGAGTCCAGTCTCAGGTGTtgtctactttttgttttgtttgtttcttgacagggtctctctgtatagccctggctgtcctggaactcactctgtagaccaggctggccttgaactcagaaatctacctgcctctgcctcccaagtgctgggattaaaggtgtgtaccaccactgcccggcttgacagggtctcttactgactGGGAACTCAACATTTAGGTTAGATTGGCTgagcagcaagccccagggaatCCATGTCTTGCTTTCCCatccctgggattacaagcaggtGCCACCACACTACacttttacatgggctctggggatcatCAGGCCCTCCTGCTTTGACTGACTAGATCCTCACTGCCTGTGTGTTTTTCTTGTGTTCTGCCTCACAGCTCTTAGGGACCGTCAAACCCTTGAACACTGAAGGGTGTGGTACTGAGACCTTGCCAGAGTCTTCTTGCTCTACCTGCTGGGGAAGCCAGACCAGCTTGTCACTGCTTTATTTGATGGGGACCCAATAAAAGCCGGAATCTGGGCTCTAGCCCGAGAAACCAGGCTCAGCCCATCACAGTGAACAGCTAGAACCAGAGTCCCTGGTCTCAggctgagaggaagaaaggcCCTGTGAGGATGGCCTTCTCTCCCAGAGACCCGCTTTTTACCCTCAGTGGCGGGCGAGGGCTATTAACTCTGTCCCCAGGTCGGGGTCTTCAGACAGCATGACAACATGAGGCATGAATTTTTGAGTCTTGGGAACACCAGCCCTCCTTTCCAGAGGCCCCCATTCCTGGGCTCTGTCTGCAGTGGGATTCACAGGCCTTCTTCCCTAGTCAACTGCTCACCTCTAGCACATTCTTCTTGCTGGATTTGTCTTTGGGGGCCCAAGAGAGAGAGGCCCCCTTCAGTTCGACCGTATATTCAGGGGTGGAGAGCTTGGAAGGTTGCCTCtgtggggaaggaaagaagaaaggaaggaaggaaggaaagaaagaaggaaggaaggaaggaaggaaggaaaattataAGGGGCCAGGTGGGCTTGCTATACAGCCCCTGGTCCTGACACACCAGGCCCCTGTGCATCTTTGCCCTAGAGCCTGCTGGTAAGcatgagggaagggaaggagcccAGCCCCGTTCTGTGAGCAGGTATCCTGGGCCCACCCTCCCCGCTTTTCAGACTGGAGCTGACTATCCCCAGGGACAGCTCTTCAGGCCTAAAGTGGTGAGAGGTGTTCAGACAGGGGTGAATCCGCCATCATTGCCCCTCGGTACTTGGGTAGCCATCtttaagaacagaaaaagagCAGAAGTTGTCCCCTACTCAGGGACCTGGTCTCACCAGGCCGCCTGCAGCTGAGGTCTTTGAATCCTTGAAGAAGGTCAGGACACCGCCCTCCAGCACAGTCCACGAGGCGCTCCAGTGTTTCTTCCTGAGTAAGGAGGAAGTAGGGGTGGGTGGGGCTTAACTTTGTTCCTGGGCTGGAGGGCTCACAGAACTCAAACACACACTAGGACAAAGAGTCTAAAGAACATAGCTTGGGCCGGGCGGTGCTGGCACacactttgatcccagcacttggggggcagaggcaggtggatttctgagttccaggccaacctggtctacagagtgagttccaggacagccagggctatacagagaaaccctgtctcgaaaaaccaaaaaaaaaaaaaaagaacatagctTGGGGTACTGTCTCAGGAGGGCTGGATTTCCCCCAGGTTGCCAGAGAACCTTAGGACCCTGTTTCCTCACAGGACCTTGTATGAAGTTGCTACCATGATTAGTAACTGTGGCATGTGGGCGCCTAGGGGAACTTCATCATCAAGGCCCACCCTGCCAGGGCTGGGTCTGAACAGGTCCTCACCGAAGTCTCTTCCCCTTGTCTACCGTCTTGGTACGATGGAGGACTCCTGCCTTGTCCAGAGTCTTGATCTAAGAGAACAAGAGGAGAGGGCATAGTTATGAGGGGGGCGAGTAGGAAGGGATTGGAGGTGCCCCACAGGCTAAGCCTGAAGCTCACTGAACCCTGTCAACAGTAGGCTTGTCTGATGTCCATACAGAAGCAGGCACAAGATTATTCCAGGGCTTCCCTGCTCTCTCTACTCTGGGGCTTACAGAGAAGGAGGAATATATTGCATCTATCCCCGACCCCAGACTCCATGGCCCCTTCCCACCTTTTCCTCTGGAGGGCTAGTCTGGGCTGGAGTGTCGCTATCCTGGCTGGATTTGCGGACACTTCGAGGGGCAGGGATCGGGACCTGGGGAGAGATACAAAGTTGCCTACCATTCTCTCCActactctcccctctccccccagctATCTCCCTTCCCAAGCTGGTTACCTGGGGCAGCTCCCACTGAACAGAGGAGTCCTCTGGATTGTAGAAATATGGCTTCCCATGCTGGTCCTCCAACCTTACCCACTGTGGATACAGGGATGGTCAGCCTACAGACCAGGGTGCTACTAAGCCCTGGAGCACCGGCACGGAGTGTTCACTTTAAGGGAGGTCCTTGTGAGGAAGTCCAGGTAGGGAGTGACAGCGAAGCAGTctaggtctgtctgtctattagTGAGGTCCTACCTGCTCTTGAGTGAACTGGTTGGTGTAGACCATCTGCTTGTCTGGGGTAATTTGACAGGACCAGCCAGGGGGTGCAACCAAGGGAGATGTGGGGTCCGGATCACTGAAGGAGCCCACAGGAGAGTAGTCCTCTTCAGGGTAACTGGCCAATAATTCGGGGTAGTCTGTTTCAGGAGTCGGGGGCTGCAGGGACCGAAAGATAGAGTCAGAggtcctctgtctcctccccccccctttaCTCTCTAATCCTTGGGGCCAAGAAGCAAGAAAAAGTGAAGGGCCCCAGGAGATGGCTCTGCCCCTACTCTCTGGTCCCCGAGAAGCAAGAGGTGGGGTTAGCAACGCTCAGAGGCGGCCCACCCCCATTCTTTGGTTTCTGATTAGCATGAGAAGAGGTCAAAGACAGTCAGAAAtgctccccccccccagcatgcccacacatacattgTCCCACCCCTATCCTCTGATTCCTGAGAAGCAGGAGGTGAGATCCGCGGTCCTTGAGGTGGCCCCGCCCCCTCACCCTCTGCTGCCCTGGGCTTCGCGGGCTCAGGCTAGGTTGCATCTCCAATTGTTCCTGGGGATCTTCCTCCAGCTCCTCGGTCTCGTCCTCCCAGGCCGTCTCACCCGTCAAGGGGTTGTAGAAGAACACCCTGCGGCTCTCCTCATCCCAGTACTGGCCCCACTCTGTCTCCAGGCTCTCCCCGCTGCCCACAGAGGCCCGGGAGGTGGCCGGGCTGGTGGCGCCTTCGGGTGTTTCAAAGGGTGACTCCCAGGTGGTCACGCCCGTGTCGGGGTTGTAGTAGTAGGGGCGCCCCGTGCCCGCGTCTGTGTGCGTCTCCCACACTGGGCTGAGCCGAGGAGGAGCTGCAGCAGAACGAGGCGACGTGGCCCGAGGATGCCTCTCTACGTTGGCATACACTGGTTCCGGGGGGTCATCCACCTGCAGGAGCCGAAGGAGAGGACTTTTAGGCAACTCCAGAGTCTCACAGTGTGGCCCTGGACATGTGTGCTTTGCCCATTTCAAGAAATtgtggcaaaaagaaaaaaacaacaacaacatggttTTGAAAATGCTGCATGTCAGTTTGTTTACTGTATAACAAGAACTCAGCATTTTGCATTTACAGAGGAGTCTGCACTTAGAGAAAGGCGAAACATCAGCAGGAACAGACCAAGGGCCTGCGATCAGTTCTTTAGTGGGCCTCATTTGGGGTCTTCCGGCATTCCATGGGCACACTGAAGGCGCGCGCACACGCGCCCACCAGAGAGCAGAGCAGCCAGATGGGTTGGGCTGGAGAATTAAGGCTCAAAGCAAGGAGCTGTCCCTTTCCCCACAAAGGACTGGGGCAGCTAGGGTTTCATCCTGTTAGTCACGGAAGAGAGCTCACGGTGTGATTCACGCTTTCTGCTTCCCTGCTGGTGGAAGGGCAAAGTCCCAGCCCAGAGAGGCCACCCATCACCTGCCTGGGCTTGGGCTCTACTTCCTGACACTCCCTgcccctggccttgaactttaaaTCTCGGTCTGTCCCTGTCCACGCGGGAACTTCAGCAGGACCAGTGCCTTGAGCTCCCTTGCAGCCAGCCTGTCTGTGTCCAACTCCACCTAGCTCACCCAGCTGAGTCCCAGACCTCTCCCCAGATCCCTCCAGTGTTCCCAgggcccacacacacacacacacacacacacacactatatatatatatatatatatatatatatatatatatatatatacacacacacacacacacacacacatatatatacatatatatatgtatgtatatatatacatatatatgtgtatatgtatacatatatatatgtgtatatacacactatatacatatacacacatatacatacacacaaaatgtatatataagtacatatacatacacatatacacatacatacatatatatgtgtgtatatatatacatacatatatacacatatatgtatgtatacatatatatatacacacacatatatgtatatatacatatatatacacacacatatatgtatatatacatatatatacacacacatatacatacacacacgatgtatatataagtatatatacatacacatatatacacacatatacatatatatgtaatgagATGAAATCATCACAAACGTTCCTCCTCCGTGGCTGAGACACCTGTGTAAGAGAAGCATTCAACCTGACTTCTCCCTAAGATttagaaagaaacataaaaatcactcatttggggctggagagatggctcagtggttagaggcTCACaaacctctaactccagctcacACAGAACAGAttccatcttctgacctccttgggcaccaggcacacacatgatgcatgtacatacatgagtgtttgtattcacacacatacaaataaataaatcttacccAACACCCCAAGTCACTCATCCTACAAAGATTGCTCTGTTCTGTGGCAGGAACTGACCCAAGCACTGGGAatactggatggatggatgttaaGTCCCTGATCAGTGTGAACAGCCTCCAGGGTACACACGCAAGTGTGGTAAGCCCAGCATGTCAGTGTCACTGCTGAGAGAGATGGCAAAGCCAGAGGCTGGCGAGAGGGCTCTGCACTTAAAGGCACTTGATGCcaggcctgacagcctgagtttgaaccctagCACCCATTTGGTGGAGGGAGAGGACTGACTACCCAAGTTGCCCTCTTACTTCACACATGGGACGTGGTTTATATGATTATGGGTGCACCCTCGTGGGCatctaataaatgaataaaatataataaagaagttGAGTCATGGTGAGACACAGAGGTCACAGTTTCGACAAGTTGGCCAGTTTCCAGGATGCAGGTGGGTTGAGCCCACCAATCCCCCCTTTGCCCCTTTAGGATCCCGTGGTGGAGACGGACCTTCCACccacttcttctttctccctgacCCCAAACCTCACGTGGCATTCTGTCTTGGCTGCAACAGGCTGCTCCCTACCTCTCTAGAAGAAGGTAGCTAGCCACTTCCCGGCCTTCCCTTGGCTACTCCCTTGGCCTgacttccccctctccctccctgttcATTTTGATTTTGCCTCTTGGGGAGCCTCAAGTCACAGGCTCTCTGGAGAGAGGTCTAATCTGCTCATCACTTTGTTCAGGTCCAATGGCATTCTGCCTTGGAGAGTGGGTAACTGACCACCTACCTgaccatctttcttcctttccatctatatgtagtgtatgtgtgtgtgtgtgtgtgtgtgcacatatatatgtatggtctGAGGTTGACAAAGGTTTTTCTTCCTCCACTGAACTCCACATAAACTCCACCTTAtgtattgaggcagggtctctcacttgaagCCAGAGCTCACTGACTCGGCTAGTCCGGCTAGCCAGCTTGTTGTAgagatcccctgtctctgccctcccagcactgggattacaggcaggcttCCATGCctacctggcttttacatgggtaccAGGGATACAAACTCCAGGCATCATGGTTACATAGCAAGCGctctacccactgggccatctccctagTTCCAGGCATGCATCTC
This window contains:
- the Arhgap27 gene encoding rho GTPase-activating protein 27 isoform X3, with translation MVDLISKLARRQSRALRAQVDDPPEPVYANVERHPRATSPRSAAAPPRLSPVWETHTDAGTGRPYYYNPDTGVTTWESPFETPEGATSPATSRASVGSGESLETEWGQYWDEESRRVFFYNPLTGETAWEDETEELEEDPQEQLEMQPSLSPRSPGQQRPPTPETDYPELLASYPEEDYSPVGSFSDPDPTSPLVAPPGWSCQITPDKQMVYTNQFTQEQWVRLEDQHGKPYFYNPEDSSVQWELPQVPIPAPRSVRKSSQDSDTPAQTSPPEEKIKTLDKAGVLHRTKTVDKGKRLRKKHWSASWTVLEGGVLTFFKDSKTSAAGGLRQPSKLSTPEYTVELKGASLSWAPKDKSSKKNVLELRSRDGSEYLIQHDSEAIISTWHKAIAEGIEELSADLLQGEEGEPSSADFGSSERLGSWREEDVRQNAASPSLSPGGLESDLSRVRHKLRKFLQRRPTLQSLRDKGYIKDQVFGCALAQLCERERSPVPRFVQQCIRTVEARGLDIDGLYRISGNLATIQKLRYKVDHDERLDLDDGRWEDVHVITGALKLFFRELPEPLFPFSHFHQFIAAIKLQDPAQRSRCVRDLVRTLPAPNHDTLRLLIQHLCRVIEHGEQNRMSVQNVAIVFGPTLLRPETEEASMPMTMVFQNQVVELILHQCADIFPPH